One Syngnathus typhle isolate RoL2023-S1 ecotype Sweden unplaced genomic scaffold, RoL_Styp_1.0 HiC_scaffold_49, whole genome shotgun sequence DNA window includes the following coding sequences:
- the LOC133148309 gene encoding uncharacterized protein LOC133148309 isoform X1, with protein sequence MPLGFQQGEPVHQSIVSCAWRGQPSFISLLESGMDAELDFYTRVIERFCLPPDAKLVYKDATGTEVDEDIFSDLVSQGNVTLSVFSNDEFSDCSLSSPSDYSDSRFSSCASTSTILLDEVPRKKPRLEGPLTAASARKLIEDVLGTSSGGEEVLQEYHTTKTLTDATRRKLVNIIVAHMIDKHGQLPSKAVREEYALGIVTVFPSLKDPYSKKGYEHFYDAASSTGYISWRLKTIQRKIRRGHASTSSPTGFSPGGGGPNVRRSIVVDQQLDGDAYQEAISLLNHTTDSSVIFLKMRETFQNRQKLIHDSDKTQDIFSIFPRFLDTKGLMNQDFTLLFEEEVSNLLLQKWDPFFRDNVIKEAKRLTPTPELRRMLQAAESPGSELDEAPIGLKSMVLSTKVDLLFAVPWRKTCQSFVK encoded by the exons atgcccctgggctttcagcagggtgaacccgtgcatcaatcaatagtctcctgtgcgtggcgtggtcaaccgtcgtttatttcgctgctggaatcaggaatggatgcggagttggacttttacacgagag tcatcgagagattttgcctgccacctgacgcaaaattagtgtacaaagatgcaacagggacagaagttgatgaggacattttcagtgaccttgtcagccaaggcaatgtgactctatcagttttctcaaatgacg aattttccgattgctccttgtcctctccatccgattattctgattcaagattcagttcatgtgcaagtacatcaactatactcctagatgaggttcctaggaagaaaccaagacttgagggcccacttactgcagcatctgctagaaag ttgattgaagatgtccttggtaccagctcaggtggtgaagaggtcctccaagagtatcacacaacaaaaactctaacagatgctaccagaagaaagttggtcaatataatagtggcacacatgattgataaacacgg gcaactccccagcaaagctgttcgagaagagtacgctcttgggatagtgacagtgttcccgtccctcaaagacccatactccaagaaaggctat gaacatttctatgatgctgcaagcagcaccggatacatttcttggcgtctgaaaacgattcagagaaagattcgaagaggacatgcatctacaagtagccccactggcttttccccaggaggag gaggcccaaatgtgcgcaggtccattgttgttgaccagcagcttgatggggatgcataccaggaagccatctccttgctcaaccatacaacagacagttccgtaatttttctgaagatgagagagacctttcagaatcgccaaaaactcatccacgactcagacaaaactcaagatatcttctccatcttcccaagattcctggatacaaagggattg atgaatcaagacttcacactcctgtttgaagaggaggtttccaacctgctgctccagaaatgggatccgttcttcagagataacgtcatcaaagaggccaagcggctcaccccaacacctgagctgcgccgaatgctgcaggccgcagagtctccaggaagtgaacttgatgaggcaccaa ttgggttaaagtcgatggtgttgagtacaaaggtggacttgttgtttgcagttccatggaggaagacatgccagtcttttgtcaaatag
- the LOC133148309 gene encoding uncharacterized protein LOC133148309 isoform X2, producing MLIQVRYCQQQKYVKLDEVDGCFDFVQFHDKVIERFCLPPDAKLVYKDATGTEVDEDIFSDLVSQGNVTLSVFSNDEFSDCSLSSPSDYSDSRFSSCASTSTILLDEVPRKKPRLEGPLTAASARKLIEDVLGTSSGGEEVLQEYHTTKTLTDATRRKLVNIIVAHMIDKHGQLPSKAVREEYALGIVTVFPSLKDPYSKKGYEHFYDAASSTGYISWRLKTIQRKIRRGHASTSSPTGFSPGGGGPNVRRSIVVDQQLDGDAYQEAISLLNHTTDSSVIFLKMRETFQNRQKLIHDSDKTQDIFSIFPRFLDTKGLMNQDFTLLFEEEVSNLLLQKWDPFFRDNVIKEAKRLTPTPELRRMLQAAESPGSELDEAPIGLKSMVLSTKVDLLFAVPWRKTCQSFVK from the exons atgttgatccaggttcggtattgccaacagcagaagtatgtgaagttggatgaggttgatggatgttttgattttgtgcagttccatgacaaag tcatcgagagattttgcctgccacctgacgcaaaattagtgtacaaagatgcaacagggacagaagttgatgaggacattttcagtgaccttgtcagccaaggcaatgtgactctatcagttttctcaaatgacg aattttccgattgctccttgtcctctccatccgattattctgattcaagattcagttcatgtgcaagtacatcaactatactcctagatgaggttcctaggaagaaaccaagacttgagggcccacttactgcagcatctgctagaaag ttgattgaagatgtccttggtaccagctcaggtggtgaagaggtcctccaagagtatcacacaacaaaaactctaacagatgctaccagaagaaagttggtcaatataatagtggcacacatgattgataaacacgg gcaactccccagcaaagctgttcgagaagagtacgctcttgggatagtgacagtgttcccgtccctcaaagacccatactccaagaaaggctat gaacatttctatgatgctgcaagcagcaccggatacatttcttggcgtctgaaaacgattcagagaaagattcgaagaggacatgcatctacaagtagccccactggcttttccccaggaggag gaggcccaaatgtgcgcaggtccattgttgttgaccagcagcttgatggggatgcataccaggaagccatctccttgctcaaccatacaacagacagttccgtaatttttctgaagatgagagagacctttcagaatcgccaaaaactcatccacgactcagacaaaactcaagatatcttctccatcttcccaagattcctggatacaaagggattg atgaatcaagacttcacactcctgtttgaagaggaggtttccaacctgctgctccagaaatgggatccgttcttcagagataacgtcatcaaagaggccaagcggctcaccccaacacctgagctgcgccgaatgctgcaggccgcagagtctccaggaagtgaacttgatgaggcaccaa ttgggttaaagtcgatggtgttgagtacaaaggtggacttgttgtttgcagttccatggaggaagacatgccagtcttttgtcaaatag
- the LOC133148309 gene encoding uncharacterized protein LOC133148309 isoform X3, with protein MLIQVRYCQQQKYVKLDEVDGCFDFVQFHDKEFSDCSLSSPSDYSDSRFSSCASTSTILLDEVPRKKPRLEGPLTAASARKLIEDVLGTSSGGEEVLQEYHTTKTLTDATRRKLVNIIVAHMIDKHGQLPSKAVREEYALGIVTVFPSLKDPYSKKGYEHFYDAASSTGYISWRLKTIQRKIRRGHASTSSPTGFSPGGGGPNVRRSIVVDQQLDGDAYQEAISLLNHTTDSSVIFLKMRETFQNRQKLIHDSDKTQDIFSIFPRFLDTKGLMNQDFTLLFEEEVSNLLLQKWDPFFRDNVIKEAKRLTPTPELRRMLQAAESPGSELDEAPIGLKSMVLSTKVDLLFAVPWRKTCQSFVK; from the exons atgttgatccaggttcggtattgccaacagcagaagtatgtgaagttggatgaggttgatggatgttttgattttgtgcagttccatgacaaag aattttccgattgctccttgtcctctccatccgattattctgattcaagattcagttcatgtgcaagtacatcaactatactcctagatgaggttcctaggaagaaaccaagacttgagggcccacttactgcagcatctgctagaaag ttgattgaagatgtccttggtaccagctcaggtggtgaagaggtcctccaagagtatcacacaacaaaaactctaacagatgctaccagaagaaagttggtcaatataatagtggcacacatgattgataaacacgg gcaactccccagcaaagctgttcgagaagagtacgctcttgggatagtgacagtgttcccgtccctcaaagacccatactccaagaaaggctat gaacatttctatgatgctgcaagcagcaccggatacatttcttggcgtctgaaaacgattcagagaaagattcgaagaggacatgcatctacaagtagccccactggcttttccccaggaggag gaggcccaaatgtgcgcaggtccattgttgttgaccagcagcttgatggggatgcataccaggaagccatctccttgctcaaccatacaacagacagttccgtaatttttctgaagatgagagagacctttcagaatcgccaaaaactcatccacgactcagacaaaactcaagatatcttctccatcttcccaagattcctggatacaaagggattg atgaatcaagacttcacactcctgtttgaagaggaggtttccaacctgctgctccagaaatgggatccgttcttcagagataacgtcatcaaagaggccaagcggctcaccccaacacctgagctgcgccgaatgctgcaggccgcagagtctccaggaagtgaacttgatgaggcaccaa ttgggttaaagtcgatggtgttgagtacaaaggtggacttgttgtttgcagttccatggaggaagacatgccagtcttttgtcaaatag